Proteins from a genomic interval of Streptomyces sp. Tu6071:
- the rplJ gene encoding 50S ribosomal protein L10, with protein sequence MATADKVDAVEEITEKLRNSNAAVVTAYTGLSVAQLKQLRRSLGENAQYRVVKNTLTKIAAKEAGFSELDEHLKGSTAVAFVTGDPVEAAKGLRDFAKDNPALVIKGGVLDGKALSADEIKKLADLESREVLLAKLAGAMKGKQSQAAALFQALPSKFVRTAEALRAKKAEQGGAE encoded by the coding sequence ATGGCGACCGCTGACAAGGTCGATGCCGTTGAGGAGATCACGGAGAAGCTCCGTAACTCCAACGCTGCCGTCGTTACCGCGTACACGGGTCTGTCCGTCGCGCAGCTCAAGCAGCTGCGTCGTTCTCTCGGCGAGAACGCTCAGTACCGTGTGGTGAAGAACACGCTGACCAAGATCGCGGCCAAGGAGGCCGGGTTCTCGGAGCTGGACGAGCACCTCAAGGGCTCGACGGCCGTCGCTTTCGTCACCGGTGACCCGGTCGAGGCGGCGAAGGGTCTCCGTGACTTCGCCAAGGACAACCCCGCGCTTGTCATCAAGGGCGGTGTTCTCGACGGCAAGGCGCTCTCCGCCGACGAGATCAAGAAGCTTGCGGACCTCGAGTCCCGCGAGGTTCTGCTGGCCAAGCTGGCGGGCGCCATGAAGGGCAAGCAGTCGCAGGCTGCCGCGCTCTTCCAGGCGCTTCCCTCGAAGTTCGTCCGCACCGCGGAGGCGCTTCGTGCCAAGAAGGCCGAGCAGGGCGGTGCCGAGTAA
- the rplL gene encoding 50S ribosomal protein L7/L12, translating into MAKLSQEDLLAQFEEMTLIELSEFVKAFEDKFDVTAAAPAAVAVQGGGAAPAEAAEEQDEFDVILTGAGDKKIQVIKVVRELTSLGLKEAKDLVDGTPKPVLEKVDKAAADKAADALKGAGASVEVK; encoded by the coding sequence ATGGCGAAGCTCAGCCAGGAAGACCTCCTCGCCCAGTTCGAGGAAATGACCCTCATCGAGCTCTCCGAGTTCGTGAAGGCCTTCGAGGACAAGTTCGACGTCACCGCCGCCGCCCCCGCGGCCGTCGCGGTCCAGGGTGGCGGCGCCGCCCCGGCCGAGGCCGCCGAGGAGCAGGACGAGTTCGACGTCATCCTCACGGGTGCCGGCGACAAGAAGATCCAGGTCATCAAGGTCGTGCGTGAGCTGACCTCGCTGGGTCTCAAGGAGGCCAAGGACCTCGTGGACGGCACGCCGAAGCCCGTCCTGGAGAAGGTCGACAAGGCCGCCGCCGACAAGGCCGCCGATGCCCTCAAGGGCGCCGGCGCCTCCGTCGAGGTCAAGTGA
- the rplK gene encoding 50S ribosomal protein L11, producing the protein MPPKKKKVTGLIKLQIQAGAANPAPPVGPALGQHGVNIMEFCKAYNAATESQRGWVIPVEITVYEDRSFTFITKTPPAAKMILRAAGVEKGSGEPHKTKVAKITDAQVREIAQTKMEDLNANDIDAAAKIIAGTARSMGVTVEG; encoded by the coding sequence ATGCCTCCCAAGAAGAAGAAGGTCACGGGGCTGATCAAGCTCCAGATCCAGGCCGGTGCCGCCAACCCGGCCCCGCCGGTCGGCCCCGCGCTGGGTCAGCACGGCGTCAACATCATGGAGTTCTGCAAGGCCTACAACGCCGCGACCGAGTCGCAGCGCGGCTGGGTCATCCCGGTCGAGATCACGGTCTACGAGGACCGCTCCTTCACCTTCATCACGAAGACCCCGCCCGCCGCGAAGATGATCCTCCGCGCCGCCGGTGTCGAGAAGGGCTCGGGCGAGCCGCACAAGACCAAGGTCGCCAAGATCACGGACGCCCAGGTCCGCGAGATCGCCCAGACCAAGATGGAAGACCTCAACGCCAACGACATCGACGCCGCCGCGAAGATCATCGCCGGTACCGCGCGTTCGATGGGCGTCACCGTCGAGGGCTGA
- the rpoB gene encoding DNA-directed RNA polymerase subunit beta — protein sequence MAASRTASTAQTNNGASTAPLRISFAKIREPLEVPNLLALQTESFDWLLGNDAWKSRVEAALAGGMSVPTKSGLEEIFEEISPIEDFSGSMSLTFRDHRFEPPKNSIDECKDRDFTYAAPLFVTAEFTNNETGEIKSQTVFMGDFPLMTNKGTFVINGTERVVVSQLVRSPGVYFDSSIDKTSDKDIYSAKIIPSRGAWLEMEIDKRDMVGVRIDRKRKQSVTVLLKALGWTTEQILEEFGQYESMRATLEKDHTQGQDDALLDIYRKLRPGEPPTREAAQNLLENLYFNPKRYDLAKVGRYKVNKKLGSEAPLDAGVLTTDDILATIKYLVQLHAGETEATVGDEGKTIVVETDDIDHFGNRRLRNVGELIQNQVRTGLARMERVVRERMTTQDVEAITPQTLINIRPVVASIKEFFGTSQLSQFMDQNNPLSGLTHKRRLSALGPGGLSRERAGFEVRDVHPSHYGRMCPIETPEGPNIGLIGSLASYGRVNAFGFVETPYRKVVDGVVTDDVDYLTADEEDRFVIAQANAPLTDDLHFEEARVLVRRRGGEVDYVPGDDVDYMDVSPRQMVSVATAMIPFLEHDDANRALMGANMMRQAVPLIKSEAPIVGTGMEYRSATDAGDVLKADKDGVVQEVSADYITTANDDGTYTTYRLAKFSRSNQGTSVNQKVIVNENDRVIVGQVLADGPATENGEMALGKNLLVAFMPWEGHNYEDAIILSQRLVQDDVLSSIHIEEHEVDARDTKLGPEEITRDIPNVSEEVLADLDERGIIRIGAEVIAGDILVGKVTPKGETELTPEERLLRAIFGEKAREVRDTSLKVPHGEIGKVIGVRVFDREEGDELPPGVNQLVRVYVAQKRKITDGDKLAGRHGNKGVISKILPIEDMPFLEDGTPVDIILNPLGVPSRMNPGQVMEIHLGWLASQGWDVSQVPEDWAQRLQAISADQVAPGTNVATPVFDGAREDELTGLLQHTIPNRDGDRMVLPSGKARLFDGRSGEPFPDPISLGYMYILKLHHLVDDKLHARSTGPYSMITQQPLGGKAQFGGQRFGEMEVWALEAYGAAYALQELLTIKSDDVTGRVKVYEAIVKGENIPEPGIPESFKVLIKEMQSLCLNVEVLSSDGMSIEMRDTDEDVFRAAEELGIDLSRREPSSVEEV from the coding sequence TTGGCCGCCTCGCGCACTGCCTCGACCGCACAAACGAACAACGGTGCCAGCACCGCCCCGCTGCGCATTTCTTTCGCAAAGATCCGGGAGCCTCTCGAGGTTCCCAACCTGCTCGCCCTTCAGACCGAGAGCTTCGACTGGCTGCTCGGCAACGACGCCTGGAAGTCCCGCGTCGAGGCGGCCCTCGCGGGCGGCATGTCCGTCCCCACCAAGTCCGGTCTGGAGGAGATCTTCGAGGAGATCTCCCCGATCGAGGACTTCTCCGGGTCGATGTCGCTGACGTTCCGCGACCACCGCTTCGAGCCGCCGAAGAACTCCATCGACGAGTGCAAGGACCGCGACTTCACGTACGCCGCCCCGCTCTTCGTCACCGCCGAGTTCACCAACAACGAGACCGGCGAGATCAAGTCCCAGACGGTCTTCATGGGCGACTTCCCGCTCATGACCAACAAGGGCACCTTCGTCATCAACGGCACCGAGCGTGTCGTGGTCTCCCAGCTGGTCCGCTCGCCGGGCGTCTACTTCGATTCCTCGATCGACAAGACCTCCGACAAGGACATCTACTCCGCCAAGATCATCCCCTCCCGGGGTGCCTGGCTGGAGATGGAGATCGACAAGCGCGACATGGTCGGTGTCCGCATCGACCGCAAGCGCAAGCAGTCGGTGACCGTACTGCTCAAGGCGCTCGGCTGGACGACCGAGCAGATCCTCGAGGAGTTCGGCCAGTACGAGTCGATGCGCGCCACCCTGGAGAAGGACCACACCCAGGGCCAGGACGACGCGCTCCTCGACATCTACCGCAAGCTGCGTCCGGGCGAGCCGCCCACCCGTGAGGCCGCCCAGAACCTTCTGGAGAACCTCTACTTCAACCCGAAGCGCTACGACCTCGCGAAGGTCGGCCGCTACAAGGTCAACAAGAAGCTCGGTTCGGAAGCGCCGCTGGACGCCGGGGTGCTCACCACCGACGACATCCTCGCCACGATCAAGTACCTCGTGCAGCTGCACGCGGGCGAGACCGAGGCGACCGTCGGTGACGAGGGCAAGACGATCGTCGTCGAGACCGACGACATCGACCACTTCGGCAACCGCCGCCTGCGCAACGTCGGCGAGCTGATCCAGAACCAGGTCCGCACGGGTCTCGCCCGTATGGAGCGCGTCGTGCGCGAGCGCATGACGACCCAGGACGTCGAGGCGATCACCCCGCAGACCCTCATCAACATCCGGCCGGTCGTCGCCTCCATCAAGGAGTTCTTCGGCACCAGCCAGCTGTCCCAGTTCATGGACCAGAACAACCCGCTGTCCGGGCTGACGCACAAGCGTCGTCTGTCCGCGCTCGGCCCGGGTGGTCTCTCCCGTGAGCGGGCCGGCTTCGAGGTCCGCGACGTGCACCCGTCCCACTACGGACGCATGTGCCCGATCGAGACCCCGGAAGGCCCGAACATCGGCCTGATCGGCTCGCTCGCCTCCTACGGTCGCGTCAACGCCTTCGGCTTCGTCGAGACCCCGTACCGCAAGGTCGTCGACGGTGTCGTCACCGACGACGTCGACTACCTGACGGCCGACGAGGAGGACCGCTTCGTCATCGCCCAGGCGAACGCGCCGCTCACGGACGACCTCCACTTCGAGGAGGCCCGCGTCCTGGTGCGCCGCCGCGGCGGCGAGGTCGACTACGTCCCCGGGGACGACGTCGACTACATGGATGTCTCGCCGCGCCAGATGGTGTCCGTCGCGACCGCGATGATCCCCTTCCTGGAGCACGACGACGCCAACCGTGCCCTCATGGGCGCGAACATGATGCGCCAGGCGGTGCCGCTGATCAAGTCCGAGGCGCCCATCGTCGGCACCGGCATGGAGTACCGCTCCGCGACCGACGCCGGCGACGTGCTCAAGGCCGACAAGGACGGTGTGGTCCAGGAGGTCTCCGCGGACTACATCACGACCGCGAACGACGACGGCACGTACACCACGTACCGCCTCGCGAAGTTCTCGCGCTCCAACCAGGGCACCTCGGTCAACCAGAAGGTCATCGTCAACGAGAACGACCGGGTCATCGTCGGCCAGGTCCTCGCGGACGGTCCCGCGACCGAGAACGGCGAGATGGCGCTCGGCAAGAACCTTCTTGTCGCCTTCATGCCGTGGGAGGGTCACAACTACGAGGACGCGATCATCCTGTCGCAGCGCCTCGTGCAGGACGACGTCCTCTCCTCGATCCACATCGAGGAGCACGAGGTCGACGCCCGTGACACCAAGCTCGGCCCCGAGGAGATCACCCGGGACATCCCGAACGTCTCCGAGGAGGTCCTCGCCGACCTCGACGAGCGCGGCATCATCCGCATCGGCGCCGAGGTCATCGCCGGTGACATCCTCGTCGGCAAGGTCACGCCCAAGGGCGAGACCGAGCTGACCCCCGAGGAGCGCCTGCTGCGCGCGATCTTCGGCGAGAAGGCCCGTGAGGTCCGTGACACCTCGCTCAAGGTCCCGCACGGCGAGATCGGCAAGGTCATCGGCGTCCGCGTCTTCGACCGCGAGGAGGGCGACGAGCTTCCCCCGGGCGTGAACCAGCTGGTCCGCGTCTACGTCGCCCAGAAGCGCAAGATCACCGACGGTGACAAGCTCGCGGGCCGTCACGGCAACAAGGGCGTCATCTCCAAGATCCTGCCGATCGAGGACATGCCGTTCCTGGAGGACGGCACCCCGGTCGACATCATCCTGAACCCGCTGGGCGTGCCCTCGCGCATGAACCCGGGCCAGGTCATGGAGATCCACCTCGGCTGGCTCGCCAGCCAGGGCTGGGACGTCTCGCAGGTGCCCGAGGACTGGGCGCAGCGCCTCCAGGCGATCAGCGCCGACCAGGTCGCCCCCGGCACCAACGTCGCGACCCCCGTCTTCGACGGCGCCCGCGAGGACGAGCTGACCGGTCTGCTCCAGCACACCATCCCCAACCGGGACGGTGACCGCATGGTGCTGCCGTCCGGCAAGGCCCGGCTCTTCGACGGCCGCTCCGGCGAGCCGTTCCCGGACCCGATCTCGCTCGGGTACATGTACATCCTCAAGCTCCACCACCTCGTGGACGACAAGCTCCACGCGCGCTCGACCGGCCCGTACTCGATGATCACGCAGCAGCCGCTGGGTGGTAAGGCGCAGTTCGGTGGCCAGCGCTTCGGTGAGATGGAGGTGTGGGCGCTGGAAGCGTACGGCGCCGCCTACGCCCTCCAGGAGCTCCTGACGATCAAGTCCGACGACGTGACCGGCCGCGTGAAGGTCTACGAGGCCATCGTCAAGGGCGAGAACATCCCCGAGCCCGGCATTCCCGAGTCCTTCAAGGTGCTCATCAAGGAAATGCAGTCGCTCTGCCTGAACGTGGAGGTGCTGTCCTCGGACGGCATGTCCATCGAGATGCGTGACACGGACGAGGACGTCTTCCGTGCCGCCGAAGAGCTCGGTATCGACCTGTCCCGGCGCGAGCCGAGCAGCGTCGAAGAGGTCTGA
- the nusG gene encoding transcription termination/antitermination protein NusG: MSDPNLNGADQPAHEGPASAEDVLGAEAEGAVEPEQAAAAEAQAETEAAAVGEEAAEAEETAADADGLAAEEAEQDAEDAAEDAADEEAAEEAAEEEEEAVDPVAALREELRTLPGEWYVIHTYAGYENRVKTNLEQRAVSLNVEEFIFQAEVPQEEVVQIKNGDRKTIRQNKLPGYVLVRMDLTNESWGVVRNTPGVTGFVGNAYDPYPLTLDEIVKMLAPEAEEKAAREAAEAEGKPAPQRKVEVQVLDFEVGDSVTVTDGPFATLQATINEINADSKKVKGLVEIFGRETPVELSFDQIQKN; this comes from the coding sequence GTGTCTGACCCGAACCTGAACGGCGCCGACCAGCCCGCGCACGAGGGCCCGGCCTCCGCCGAGGACGTTCTCGGCGCCGAGGCCGAGGGCGCCGTGGAGCCGGAGCAGGCCGCGGCTGCGGAAGCCCAGGCCGAGACCGAGGCCGCCGCGGTCGGCGAGGAAGCCGCTGAGGCGGAGGAGACCGCGGCCGACGCGGACGGACTCGCCGCCGAGGAAGCCGAGCAGGACGCCGAGGACGCGGCGGAGGACGCCGCGGACGAAGAGGCCGCCGAGGAAGCCGCCGAGGAAGAGGAAGAGGCCGTCGACCCCGTCGCGGCCCTGCGCGAGGAACTGCGCACCCTGCCCGGCGAGTGGTACGTCATCCACACCTACGCCGGTTACGAGAACCGCGTGAAGACGAACCTGGAGCAGCGCGCCGTCTCGCTCAACGTCGAGGAGTTCATCTTCCAGGCCGAGGTGCCGCAGGAAGAGGTCGTCCAGATCAAGAACGGCGACCGCAAGACGATCCGGCAGAACAAGCTCCCCGGTTACGTCCTCGTCCGCATGGACCTCACCAACGAGTCCTGGGGCGTCGTCCGCAACACCCCCGGCGTCACCGGCTTCGTCGGCAACGCCTACGACCCGTACCCGCTGACCCTCGACGAGATCGTCAAGATGCTCGCCCCCGAGGCGGAGGAGAAGGCGGCCCGCGAGGCCGCCGAGGCCGAGGGCAAGCCCGCGCCGCAGCGCAAGGTCGAGGTCCAGGTCCTCGACTTCGAGGTCGGCGACTCGGTCACCGTCACGGACGGCCCCTTCGCGACCCTCCAGGCGACGATCAACGAGATCAACGCCGACTCCAAGAAGGTCAAGGGCCTCGTGGAGATCTTCGGTCGCGAGACCCCGGTCGAGCTGAGCTTCGACCAGATCCAGAAGAACTGA
- the secE gene encoding preprotein translocase subunit SecE, which produces MTDAVGSIDTPDAQDEAPRPKKKGGKRGKKGPLGRLALFYRQVIAELRKVVWPTRNQLSTYTTVVIVFVVIMIGLVTVIDYGFSQAAKYVFG; this is translated from the coding sequence GTGACGGACGCCGTGGGCTCCATCGATACGCCTGATGCCCAGGACGAGGCACCCCGCCCCAAGAAGAAGGGCGGCAAGCGCGGCAAGAAGGGCCCCCTGGGCCGGCTCGCGCTCTTCTACCGACAGGTCATCGCGGAGCTCCGCAAGGTCGTCTGGCCCACGCGCAATCAGCTCTCGACGTACACGACCGTCGTCATCGTCTTCGTGGTGATCATGATTGGCCTGGTCACCGTGATCGACTACGGATTCTCGCAGGCCGCCAAGTACGTTTTTGGCTGA
- the rplA gene encoding 50S ribosomal protein L1, with protein MKRSKSLRAADAKIDRERLYAPLEAIRLAKDTATTKFDSTVEIAFRLGVDPRKADQMVRGTVNLPHGTGKTARVLVFATGDRAEAARAAGADIVGADELIDEVAKGRLDFDAVVATPDLMGKVGRLGRVLGPRSLMPNPKTGTVTPDAAKAVKEIKGGKIEFRVDKHSNLHFIVGKSSFTDEQLVENYGAALDEILRLKPSAAKGRYIKKAVVSTTMGPGVPVDPNRTRNLLTEEDPAAV; from the coding sequence GTGAAGCGCAGCAAGTCCCTCCGGGCTGCCGACGCCAAGATCGACCGGGAGCGCCTGTACGCGCCCCTGGAGGCGATCCGGCTGGCCAAGGACACCGCCACCACCAAGTTCGACTCGACCGTCGAGATCGCCTTCCGCCTGGGTGTCGACCCGCGCAAGGCCGACCAGATGGTCCGTGGCACCGTGAACCTCCCGCACGGCACCGGCAAGACCGCCCGGGTCCTGGTCTTCGCGACCGGTGACCGTGCCGAGGCCGCGCGTGCCGCGGGCGCCGACATCGTCGGCGCCGACGAGCTGATCGACGAGGTCGCGAAGGGGCGTCTGGACTTCGACGCCGTCGTCGCGACGCCGGACCTCATGGGCAAGGTCGGCCGCCTCGGCCGCGTGCTCGGCCCGCGCAGCCTCATGCCGAACCCGAAGACCGGCACCGTGACCCCCGACGCGGCCAAGGCCGTCAAGGAGATCAAGGGCGGCAAGATCGAGTTCCGCGTCGACAAGCACTCGAACCTCCACTTCATCGTCGGCAAGTCGTCCTTCACGGACGAGCAGCTCGTCGAGAACTACGGCGCCGCGCTCGACGAGATCCTTCGTCTCAAGCCGTCCGCCGCGAAGGGCCGCTACATCAAGAAGGCCGTCGTGAGCACCACGATGGGCCCCGGCGTCCCGGTCGACCCCAACCGCACCCGTAACCTCCTCACCGAGGAGGACCCGGCCGCCGTCTGA
- a CDS encoding DNA-directed RNA polymerase subunit beta', translated as MLDVNFFDELRIGLATADDIRTWSHGEVKKPETINYRTLKPEKDGLFCEKIFGPTRDWECYCGKYKRVRFKGIICERCGVEVTRAKVRRERMGHIELAAPVTHIWYFKGVPSRLGYLLDLAPKDLEKVIYFAAYMITYVDEERRTRDLPSLEAQVQVERQQVENRRDSDLENRAKKLENDLAELEAEGAKADARRKVREGAEREMKQLRDRAQREIDRLDEVWSRFKNLKVQDLEGDELLYRELRDRFGTYFDGSMGAAALQKRLESFDLEEEAERLREIIRTGKGQKKTRALKRLKVVSPFLQTANSPKGMVLDCVPVIPPDLRPMVQLDGGRFATSDLNDLYRRVINRNNRLKRLLDLGAPEIIVNNEKRMLQEAVDALFDNGRRGRPVTGPGNRPLKSLSDMLKGKQGRFRQNLLGKRVDYSARSVIVVGPQLKLHQCGLPKAMALELFKPFVMKRLVDLNHAQNIKSAKRMVERGRTVVYDVLEEVIAEHPVLLNRAPTLHRLGIQAFEPQLVEGKAIQIHPLVCTAFNADFDGDQMAVHLPLSAEAQAEARILMLSSNNILKPADGRPVTMPTQDMVLGLFFLTTDEEERKVIGEGRSFGSTAEAIMAFDAGELSLQAKVDIRFPVGTMPPRGWTPPEPAEGEDDFGSPEYQPGDSFRLRTTLGRALFNELLPEDYPFVDYSVGKKQLSEIVNDLAERYPKVIVAATLDNLKASGFFWATRSGVTVAISDVVVPEAKKGIVAQYEAEDEKVQKQYERGLITKDERTGELIRIWTRATNEVAEAMNENFPKTNPIAMMVNSGARGNMMQLRQIAGMRGLVSNAKNETIPRPIKASFREGLSVLEYFISTHGARKGLADTALRTADSGYLTRRLVDVSQDVIIREEDCGTDRGLRLKIAERGSDNVLRKTEDVETSVYARCLAEDVVVGDVVLAPAGTDLGDVLIDELVRHGIEEVKTRSVLTCESAVGTCAMCYGRSLATGKLVDIGEAVGIIAAQSIGEPGTQLTMRTFHTGGVAGDDITQGLPRVVELFEARTPKGVAPISEAAGRVRIEETEKTKKIVVTPDDGSEETPYPISKRARLEVAEGDHVEVGQKLTVGATNPHDVLRILGQRAVQVHLVGEVQKVYNSQGVSIHDKHIEIIIRQMLRRVTIIESGDAELLPGELVERSKFETENRRVVTEGGHPASGRPQLMGITKASLATESWLSAASFQETTRVLTDAAINAKSDSLIGLKENVIIGKLIPAGTGLSRYRNIRVEPTEEAKAAMYSAVGYDDIDYSPFGTGSGQAVPLEDYDYGPYNQ; from the coding sequence GTGCTCGACGTCAACTTCTTCGACGAGCTGCGGATCGGCCTTGCCACCGCGGACGACATCCGGACCTGGTCGCACGGCGAGGTCAAGAAGCCGGAGACCATCAACTACCGCACCCTCAAGCCGGAAAAGGACGGGCTCTTCTGCGAGAAGATCTTCGGCCCCACCCGGGACTGGGAGTGCTACTGCGGCAAGTACAAGCGTGTCCGCTTCAAGGGCATCATCTGTGAGCGCTGCGGCGTCGAGGTCACTCGCGCCAAGGTGCGCCGCGAGCGCATGGGCCACATCGAGCTCGCCGCTCCCGTCACGCACATCTGGTACTTCAAGGGCGTGCCCTCGCGCCTCGGGTACCTGCTCGACCTGGCGCCGAAGGACCTGGAGAAGGTCATCTACTTCGCCGCGTACATGATCACGTACGTGGACGAGGAGCGCCGTACCCGCGACCTGCCCTCGCTCGAGGCGCAGGTGCAGGTCGAGCGCCAGCAGGTCGAGAACCGGCGCGACTCCGACCTGGAGAACCGCGCCAAGAAGCTGGAGAACGACCTCGCCGAGCTGGAGGCCGAGGGCGCCAAGGCCGACGCGCGCCGCAAGGTGCGCGAGGGTGCCGAGCGCGAGATGAAGCAGCTCCGTGACCGCGCCCAGCGCGAGATCGACCGCCTCGACGAGGTGTGGAGCCGCTTCAAGAACCTCAAGGTCCAGGACCTGGAGGGCGACGAGCTGCTCTACCGCGAGCTGCGCGACCGCTTCGGCACGTACTTCGACGGCTCGATGGGCGCCGCCGCGCTCCAGAAGCGCCTGGAGTCCTTCGACCTGGAGGAGGAGGCCGAGCGCCTCCGCGAGATCATCCGCACCGGCAAGGGCCAGAAGAAGACCCGCGCCCTCAAGCGGCTCAAGGTCGTCTCGCCCTTCCTCCAGACCGCCAACAGCCCCAAGGGCATGGTCCTGGACTGCGTCCCGGTCATCCCGCCGGACCTGCGTCCGATGGTGCAGCTCGACGGTGGCCGCTTCGCGACCTCCGACCTCAACGACCTGTACCGCCGCGTCATCAACCGCAACAACCGCCTGAAGCGGCTTCTCGACCTCGGCGCGCCCGAGATCATCGTGAACAACGAGAAGCGCATGCTCCAGGAGGCCGTCGACGCGCTCTTCGACAACGGCCGTCGCGGTCGCCCGGTCACGGGCCCCGGCAACCGTCCGCTGAAGTCGCTCTCCGACATGCTCAAGGGCAAGCAGGGCCGCTTCCGCCAGAACCTCCTCGGCAAGCGCGTGGACTACTCCGCGCGTTCCGTGATCGTCGTCGGTCCGCAGCTCAAGCTGCACCAGTGCGGTCTGCCGAAGGCGATGGCGCTGGAGCTGTTCAAGCCGTTCGTGATGAAGCGCCTGGTGGACCTGAACCACGCGCAGAACATCAAGTCGGCCAAGCGCATGGTCGAGCGCGGTCGCACCGTGGTCTACGACGTCCTCGAAGAGGTCATCGCCGAGCACCCGGTGCTGCTCAACCGTGCCCCGACCCTGCACCGCCTGGGCATCCAGGCCTTCGAGCCGCAGCTCGTCGAGGGCAAGGCCATCCAGATCCACCCGCTCGTCTGCACCGCCTTCAACGCGGACTTCGACGGTGACCAGATGGCCGTGCACCTGCCGCTCTCCGCGGAGGCGCAGGCCGAGGCCCGCATCCTGATGCTGTCCTCGAACAACATCCTCAAGCCGGCCGACGGCCGTCCGGTCACCATGCCGACCCAGGACATGGTGCTCGGCCTCTTCTTCCTCACGACGGACGAGGAGGAGCGCAAGGTCATCGGTGAGGGCCGGTCCTTCGGCTCGACCGCCGAGGCGATCATGGCCTTCGACGCCGGGGAGCTCTCGCTCCAGGCGAAGGTGGACATCCGCTTCCCGGTCGGCACCATGCCGCCGCGCGGCTGGACCCCGCCGGAGCCCGCCGAGGGCGAGGACGACTTCGGTTCGCCGGAGTACCAGCCGGGTGACTCCTTCCGGCTGCGTACGACGCTGGGCCGGGCGCTCTTCAACGAGCTGCTGCCCGAGGACTACCCCTTCGTCGACTACTCGGTCGGCAAGAAGCAGCTCTCGGAGATCGTCAACGACCTCGCCGAGCGCTACCCCAAGGTGATCGTCGCCGCGACGCTGGACAACCTCAAGGCGTCCGGCTTCTTCTGGGCGACCCGTTCCGGTGTCACCGTCGCCATCTCGGACGTCGTCGTCCCCGAGGCGAAGAAGGGCATCGTCGCCCAGTACGAGGCCGAGGACGAGAAGGTCCAGAAGCAGTACGAGCGCGGTCTCATCACCAAGGACGAGCGCACCGGTGAGCTGATCCGGATCTGGACCCGCGCGACCAACGAGGTCGCCGAGGCGATGAACGAGAACTTCCCGAAGACGAACCCGATCGCCATGATGGTGAACTCGGGCGCCCGAGGGAACATGATGCAGCTCCGTCAGATCGCCGGTATGCGTGGTCTGGTGTCGAACGCCAAGAACGAGACGATTCCCCGTCCCATCAAGGCGTCCTTCCGCGAGGGCCTGTCCGTGCTGGAGTACTTCATCTCCACACACGGTGCCCGTAAGGGTCTCGCCGACACCGCCCTGCGTACCGCCGACTCCGGCTACCTCACGCGTCGACTCGTCGACGTCTCGCAGGACGTCATCATCCGCGAGGAGGACTGCGGCACCGACCGCGGTCTGCGCCTCAAGATCGCCGAGCGCGGGTCGGACAACGTCCTGCGCAAGACGGAGGACGTCGAGACCAGCGTGTACGCGCGCTGCCTCGCCGAGGACGTCGTCGTCGGGGACGTCGTACTGGCCCCGGCCGGTACCGACCTCGGTGACGTGCTCATCGACGAGCTGGTCCGCCACGGCATCGAGGAGGTCAAGACCCGTTCGGTCCTGACCTGCGAGTCCGCCGTCGGCACCTGCGCGATGTGCTACGGGCGTTCGCTCGCCACCGGCAAGCTCGTCGACATCGGTGAGGCGGTCGGCATCATCGCCGCCCAGTCCATCGGTGAGCCGGGCACCCAGCTCACGATGCGTACCTTCCACACCGGTGGTGTGGCCGGTGACGACATCACGCAGGGTCTGCCGCGTGTCGTCGAGCTCTTCGAGGCGCGTACCCCGAAGGGTGTCGCCCCGATCTCCGAGGCCGCGGGCCGGGTCCGCATCGAGGAGACCGAGAAGACCAAGAAGATCGTCGTCACCCCGGACGACGGCAGCGAGGAGACTCCTTACCCGATCTCCAAGCGCGCCCGTCTGGAGGTCGCCGAGGGCGACCACGTCGAGGTGGGCCAGAAGCTCACCGTGGGTGCCACCAACCCGCACGACGTGCTCCGCATCCTCGGTCAGCGCGCGGTGCAGGTGCACCTCGTGGGCGAGGTCCAGAAGGTCTACAACTCGCAGGGTGTGTCGATCCACGACAAGCACATCGAGATCATCATCCGGCAGATGCTGCGCCGTGTGACGATCATCGAGTCGGGTGACGCCGAGCTGCTGCCCGGTGAGCTGGTCGAGCGCTCGAAGTTCGAGACGGAGAACCGGCGGGTCGTCACCGAGGGCGGTCACCCCGCCTCCGGCCGTCCGCAGCTCATGGGTATCACCAAGGCCTCGCTCGCGACCGAGTCGTGGCTGTCGGCGGCGTCCTTCCAGGAGACGACCAGGGTCCTCACCGACGCGGCGATCAACGCCAAGTCGGACTCCCTGATCGGCCTCAAGGAGAACGTCATCATCGGTAAGCTCATCCCGGCCGGTACGGGTCTCTCCCGCTACCGCAACATCCGGGTCGAGCCGACCGAGGAGGCCAAGGCCGCGATGTACTCGGCCGTCGGCTACGACGACATCGACTACTCGCCCTTCGGCACGGGGTCCGGCCAGGCCGTCCCGCTGGAGGACTACGACTACGGGCCCTACAACCAGTAA